Proteins encoded in a region of the Ruegeria sp. AD91A genome:
- a CDS encoding Gfo/Idh/MocA family protein, with protein MSLTCVALGLDHRHIYGMTENMRKIGMDCVGYWTQGDPETLAGYVKRFPDIPRLARLEDALNCGADLALISAIPADRAALTVRAMQHGMDVMSDKPGCTTFEQLDDIKRTVADTSRIWSVNFSERFETPVSTRATELVKAGSIGSVIQTVGLGPHRLNRATRPEWFFQRDRYGGILTDIASHQIDQFLHYTGSETAEITNAYVANYANPNDPGLQDFGEVNLCSENGTGYIRVDWLTPDALPNWGDGRLTILGTEGYIELRKYVDVGGASGTDHLILVNGETCQKIDATDAGLPYFARLVDDIRNRTETAMTQTHCFTVMELALRAQELAERR; from the coding sequence ATGAGTCTGACCTGCGTCGCCCTTGGCCTGGACCACCGCCATATCTATGGCATGACGGAAAACATGCGCAAAATCGGCATGGACTGCGTTGGCTATTGGACACAAGGCGATCCGGAAACGCTGGCGGGCTATGTCAAAAGGTTTCCCGATATTCCGCGGCTGGCCCGACTGGAAGACGCCCTGAACTGCGGGGCGGATCTGGCGCTGATTTCGGCAATACCGGCGGACAGGGCCGCGTTGACAGTCCGCGCCATGCAGCACGGCATGGATGTCATGAGCGACAAGCCGGGCTGTACGACGTTCGAGCAACTCGACGATATCAAGCGAACGGTCGCGGACACCAGTCGAATCTGGTCGGTGAATTTTTCCGAACGGTTTGAAACGCCCGTCAGCACCCGGGCGACCGAGTTGGTCAAGGCCGGTTCGATCGGAAGCGTGATCCAGACGGTCGGTCTTGGCCCGCACCGATTAAACCGGGCAACCCGGCCGGAATGGTTTTTTCAGCGTGACCGCTACGGCGGGATTCTGACCGACATCGCCTCGCATCAGATTGATCAGTTCCTGCACTACACAGGTTCAGAAACCGCGGAGATCACGAACGCCTATGTGGCGAACTACGCAAACCCGAACGATCCCGGATTGCAGGATTTTGGCGAAGTCAATCTGTGCAGCGAGAATGGTACCGGGTACATCCGGGTTGACTGGCTCACGCCGGATGCCCTGCCAAACTGGGGGGATGGTCGTCTGACAATCCTGGGCACCGAAGGATATATCGAGTTGCGGAAATACGTCGATGTAGGCGGGGCCTCTGGTACAGACCATCTGATCCTCGTCAACGGCGAAACCTGCCAAAAGATCGACGCAACCGACGCCGGCCTTCCCTACTTCGCGCGCCTCGTCGACGACATCCGCAACCGGACCGAAACCGCAATGACGCAGACCCACTGCTTTACGGTCATGGAACTGGCGCTGCGCGCGCAGGAATTGGCGGAACGCAGATGA